The segment CCGGGAATGGGATCGACAGCGGCGCTGCCCCAGCCGGCAGCGGCGAGAAACGGGTGCAGACCTTCGGGCAGCTCGCTCATGACAGGCGCCCTAGCCAATCGGCCCCCGGTTCGACAATCGCCACGCGGCCGTTTCCCGCCGTTTCCAGCGTGATCGAGAGGCATCCCGGCTCATGTGCGAAACCGCCCGCATTCTCCGGCCATTCGGCGATCAGGGCTGCGCCGTAGCGGTAGTCATCCAACCCCAGCTCCTCGGCTTCAGCGGGCGAATCGAGCCGATAGAAGTCCGCGTGCACCAGGGGCGGATCGAGCGCATCGTAGGTCTCAAGGATGGTGAAGGTCGGCGACGGCACTTCTCCCTGATGACCCAGGGCGGCGATGATCGCCCGCGCCAAAGTCGTCTTGCCAGCGCCAAGGCCACCGGACAGGGCGATAACGTCGCCTGCGCGCAGGTGCACGGCCAGGCGGGCACCGAACGCATCCATCGCGGCAAGGTCGGGCAGCTCCACCCTCACGGCAGCAGGATCGTCGCGGTGGTCCCCTCACCAGCAAGCGACACGATCTCAAGCGTGCCGCCGTGCGCTTCGACCAGCTGGCGGGCGAGCGGGATGCCTAGCCCCGCGC is part of the Altererythrobacter sp. TH136 genome and harbors:
- the tsaE gene encoding tRNA (adenosine(37)-N6)-threonylcarbamoyltransferase complex ATPase subunit type 1 TsaE, whose amino-acid sequence is MRVELPDLAAMDAFGARLAVHLRAGDVIALSGGLGAGKTTLARAIIAALGHQGEVPSPTFTILETYDALDPPLVHADFYRLDSPAEAEELGLDDYRYGAALIAEWPENAGGFAHEPGCLSITLETAGNGRVAIVEPGADWLGRLS